One Methylomonas sp. LL1 DNA window includes the following coding sequences:
- a CDS encoding cysteine desulfurase family protein has translation MIYFDHNATTPVDERVVDAMLPYLHDLYGNPSSLYRLGRMARSAIDSAREQVAALIDAPASQILFTSGGTEANALALASAQGKRLWISAIEHPAVVENALRQSGRYAGINSLPVEPSGLVAEQALRQFDLGAGDFISLMLANNETGAIQDVAGWVDRLKGRGVIMHTDAVQALGKIPVSFKQLGVQLMSLSSHKIYGPKGCGALVHDAGFSVQPMQWGGDQEQGLRAGTENVPAIVGFGKAAELARLEIEQRTHHIQRLRIRLEQQLKTITDLVIFAEQAQRLPNTVQFGIPGVNGQMLLMQLDRRNIAVSSGSACAAGSEQISPVLAAMGVDAALAKSAIRISLGQGNNQNEIDQFVDVLKTLLAGN, from the coding sequence ATGATCTATTTTGATCACAATGCCACTACTCCGGTCGATGAGCGGGTAGTGGACGCGATGTTGCCGTATTTACACGATTTGTACGGCAATCCTTCCAGTCTGTATCGGCTGGGCCGCATGGCTCGCAGCGCTATCGATAGCGCCCGAGAGCAGGTGGCGGCCTTGATCGATGCACCGGCATCGCAAATTTTGTTTACCAGCGGCGGCACCGAAGCCAATGCCTTGGCCTTGGCGAGCGCCCAGGGCAAGCGTTTATGGATTTCGGCGATTGAACATCCGGCCGTTGTTGAAAATGCCTTGCGCCAATCCGGCCGCTATGCGGGGATTAACAGTTTGCCGGTGGAACCTTCGGGACTGGTTGCCGAACAAGCGCTTCGGCAATTCGATCTTGGAGCAGGCGATTTTATTTCGCTGATGCTGGCGAATAATGAGACCGGCGCCATCCAGGATGTTGCCGGATGGGTTGATCGGCTCAAGGGGCGGGGCGTTATTATGCATACCGACGCCGTGCAGGCTCTGGGTAAAATTCCGGTTAGTTTCAAACAGCTGGGCGTGCAGTTGATGAGTCTTTCCAGCCATAAGATATACGGTCCCAAGGGCTGTGGCGCGCTGGTTCATGACGCCGGGTTTTCCGTGCAACCCATGCAATGGGGCGGAGATCAGGAGCAAGGTCTGCGGGCCGGCACCGAAAATGTGCCGGCGATCGTCGGTTTCGGCAAGGCGGCGGAATTGGCCCGGCTTGAAATCGAGCAGCGGACCCACCATATCCAACGTCTCCGAATCCGCTTGGAGCAACAACTAAAAACCATTACCGATTTGGTGATTTTTGCCGAGCAGGCGCAGCGCTTGCCCAATACCGTGCAGTTCGGCATTCCCGGTGTGAATGGCCAAATGCTGTTGATGCAACTGGACCGGCGTAATATCGCCGTTTCCAGCGGTTCGGCCTGCGCGGCGGGTTCGGAACAAATCAGCCCGGTGCTGGCGGCGATGGGCGTGGATGCGGCGTTGGCCAAATCCGCGATTCGGATCAGCCTGGGCCAGGGCAACAACCAAAATGAAATCGATCAATTTGTCGATGTCTTAAAGACATTGCTAGCTGGAAATTAG
- the iscR gene encoding Fe-S cluster assembly transcriptional regulator IscR, with protein sequence MRLTTKGRYAVTAMLDLAYHSQTKPVTLTDIATRQTISLSYLEQLFARLRKAGMVKGVRGPGGGYTLSRNARDINVADIIEAVDEPVDSTKCGGKSNCHNDQPCITHDLWMGLSEQIRAYLKQISLGQLLERELVSEVAKRQGKQVEQVIGIQSLQERKSA encoded by the coding sequence ATGCGACTCACCACCAAAGGGCGTTATGCGGTCACGGCCATGCTGGATTTGGCATATCACAGCCAAACCAAGCCGGTAACATTGACCGACATTGCGACCCGGCAGACTATTTCGCTGTCTTATCTGGAGCAGTTATTTGCTCGCTTGCGTAAGGCTGGCATGGTCAAGGGCGTCAGAGGGCCGGGCGGTGGTTATACCTTAAGCCGCAATGCTCGCGATATCAACGTTGCCGATATTATCGAAGCGGTCGACGAACCGGTCGATTCCACCAAATGCGGCGGTAAATCCAATTGTCACAACGATCAGCCCTGCATCACCCATGATTTGTGGATGGGATTGAGCGAGCAAATTCGGGCCTATTTGAAACAAATCAGCCTCGGCCAGTTGCTGGAAAGGGAATTGGTCAGCGAAGTGGCGAAAAGGCAGGGCAAACAGGTTGAGCAGGTGATTGGCATTCAGAGTTTGCAGGAAAGAAAATCGGCTTAA
- a CDS encoding HesB/IscA family protein has protein sequence MSISVTERAAKQIQKQLQKRGSGLGLRLGVKPSGCSGYAYVLDYADEQAADEIVFDQHDVKVLVKQADLDKLEGIELDYAKEGFNEAFKFNNPNVKGMCGCGESFSV, from the coding sequence ATGAGTATTAGTGTGACGGAACGGGCGGCCAAACAAATTCAGAAACAATTGCAAAAACGCGGCTCCGGCTTGGGCTTGCGGCTGGGGGTCAAGCCTTCGGGCTGTTCCGGTTACGCCTATGTGTTGGATTACGCGGACGAACAGGCGGCCGATGAAATCGTGTTCGATCAGCACGATGTCAAAGTGCTGGTGAAGCAGGCTGATCTGGATAAACTGGAAGGGATAGAATTGGATTATGCCAAGGAAGGTTTCAACGAAGCCTTTAAATTCAATAATCCCAACGTCAAGGGCATGTGCGGTTGCGGGGAAAGCTTTAGCGTTTGA
- the def gene encoding peptide deformylase — MAEKPEIVQLGAEILRQQARRVDDFDCSKFHHLIDDMQALMLESNGVGIAAPQLGASWQIVIIASRPTARYPNAPDMAPLLMVNPECQVLDASMHKDWEGCLSVPGIRALVPRYQTVQISYQDRQGRADQIVLRDFPARVFQHEFDHLQGLVYLDRVESNRDIISETEFFKKIAA; from the coding sequence ATGGCTGAAAAACCCGAAATTGTACAATTGGGCGCCGAGATACTACGCCAACAGGCGCGTCGTGTTGACGATTTTGATTGTTCCAAGTTCCATCATCTGATCGATGATATGCAAGCTTTGATGCTGGAGAGTAACGGTGTCGGCATCGCCGCCCCGCAACTGGGTGCGTCCTGGCAAATCGTGATCATCGCTTCTCGTCCGACCGCGCGTTATCCCAATGCGCCGGACATGGCGCCCTTGCTGATGGTCAATCCCGAATGCCAGGTCCTGGATGCTAGTATGCATAAGGATTGGGAAGGCTGTTTAAGCGTGCCGGGTATTCGAGCCTTGGTGCCGCGCTATCAAACCGTGCAAATTAGCTATCAGGACCGGCAAGGCCGGGCCGATCAAATCGTTTTGCGAGATTTTCCGGCTCGCGTGTTTCAGCATGAATTCGATCACTTGCAAGGTTTAGTCTATCTGGATAGAGTCGAATCCAATCGCGACATTATTTCCGAAACCGAATTCTTCAAAAAAATAGCCGCTTAA
- a CDS encoding response regulator, which translates to MLREFLLLFLPIVVLVSAGTWSIGESRIKAEISMLMSDEKTYVELSQGRLTRELAIPIRHMVSLANETPVRQVYEAAERSDPTQMEEAFISLMSRNPNYDKVRWIDDHGIERVRANNNNGQPRLVQHSDLQDKHDRYFFIDTLRLEKGEIYISPLDLNMENGQFEMPYKPTIRVATRIFAADGTPRGILIINIAARSMLNAFVGSAGPAAGRIMLLNDDGYWLKSPDETDEWDFMFQRKVTLGSRHPEAWEAISKADKGQVLLPDGLWTWNSVLPVSEQNTRLSHNIHWKVVTQLPASKLSTLEHQVWPAKLGGGLIVLSLFGFGIGRLIQAKTARARAEKEAALARSEAEAAHRLQESQAGFRMLFEANTSGLLVVDAAGRIVMANSAFENMFGYRFSELIDHPVEMLLPETLRSHHTEQREAYLQAPTSRAMGAGRDLHGTRKNGSVFPIEIGLSPYQDNNQSFVLATVVDISERKRAQDEIIHMNEILEQRVVERTAELQAARQEAERLSSVKGNFLANMSHEIRTPMNAILGLAYLLEKANLAAEEQNLVKKIRIAGRSLLGIINDILDFSKIESGRLEIEHAPFRLNDVLDNVATLMSAVEYRHDVELVMGPAPEGMEFLRGDALRLEQILVNLTSNALKFTERGSVTLTVTRVPVMNGQDYLRFSVQDTGKGIAPDKQIEIFSPFAQEDTSTTRCFGGTGLGLSICRCLVKMMGGEIGVISELGNGSEFWFVLPVELVEPQDYVQPAMAFQNVLIADDHPLAREMLAATVRSLGWNPEVVSSGEEAVQRVIARAQNNKLPDLLLLDWRMPGMDGLTAGQQIKQALGNIPNAPLIVMATAHDRDALVREPGSNLADAILNKPVTASALYNAVSEAKRRHNGDLAPDSTTLAANDSRLYPLRVLVVDDSEINRDMARRILESEGAIVHLADDGKTALQWLSDNPDRIDVVLMDIQMPLMDGYEATRQIRNTLDLASLPIIALTAGAFKNQQAAALAAGMNGFIAKPFDVDDLIRQLQQYATGHHQENTAPITTSRPANTKTGPAPIIDLERGVRSWGDVETYHKYLRKFADAHGHDGDEIGTLIAQGSLEHARVSAHKLKGTAGNLAMMVVWELAEKIERALIEGRETGDWPKTLQLALDDVLSEITGLTKPNSPNDGAISCIADSDAPLRLLRELLLALDRDNPDEAEPALAALEKLLPLQMLQPIRELLDNFDFRAAEEQTKALIKQFNIN; encoded by the coding sequence ATGTTAAGGGAATTTCTGCTGTTGTTTCTGCCTATCGTTGTGCTGGTCTCGGCCGGCACCTGGTCTATAGGCGAATCGCGCATCAAGGCCGAAATATCCATGTTGATGTCTGACGAGAAAACGTATGTGGAGCTAAGCCAGGGGCGTTTGACCCGAGAACTGGCAATACCGATACGGCATATGGTTAGCCTGGCCAATGAAACGCCCGTGCGCCAAGTATATGAGGCCGCCGAAAGGTCGGATCCGACGCAAATGGAAGAGGCTTTTATTTCGTTAATGTCGCGCAACCCCAATTACGACAAAGTACGTTGGATTGACGATCATGGAATAGAACGCGTTCGAGCCAATAATAACAACGGACAACCTCGGCTAGTCCAGCACAGCGATTTGCAGGACAAGCACGACCGCTATTTTTTCATTGATACGCTGCGGCTCGAAAAGGGTGAGATTTATATTTCTCCACTCGATCTGAACATGGAAAATGGCCAGTTCGAGATGCCTTACAAACCGACGATAAGAGTTGCAACTCGAATTTTTGCCGCGGACGGCACGCCTCGCGGCATCCTGATTATTAATATTGCCGCCCGTTCAATGCTGAATGCCTTTGTCGGCAGTGCCGGCCCCGCCGCCGGCCGCATAATGCTGCTTAATGACGACGGTTATTGGCTCAAAAGCCCCGACGAGACCGACGAATGGGATTTCATGTTCCAGCGCAAAGTCACCTTGGGTAGCCGACACCCGGAGGCTTGGGAAGCCATATCGAAGGCGGATAAGGGGCAAGTTCTTCTGCCGGATGGACTTTGGACCTGGAACTCGGTATTGCCCGTTTCCGAACAGAATACCCGGCTTTCGCATAACATACACTGGAAAGTCGTCACGCAACTGCCGGCAAGCAAATTGTCTACCCTGGAACATCAGGTTTGGCCGGCCAAGTTAGGCGGCGGACTTATTGTACTTTCGCTGTTTGGATTCGGCATTGGCCGCTTGATCCAGGCCAAAACGGCGCGCGCGCGGGCTGAAAAGGAAGCGGCGCTGGCGCGTAGCGAAGCGGAAGCAGCCCATCGATTACAGGAATCGCAGGCCGGTTTCCGGATGCTGTTTGAGGCCAACACCAGCGGCTTATTGGTGGTAGATGCCGCGGGCCGAATCGTCATGGCTAATTCCGCGTTTGAAAACATGTTCGGTTACCGGTTTTCGGAACTGATCGACCACCCCGTAGAAATGCTGTTACCGGAAACGCTGCGCTCCCACCACACCGAACAACGAGAGGCGTATCTCCAAGCGCCCACCAGTCGCGCCATGGGCGCCGGCAGGGATCTACATGGCACCCGCAAGAATGGCAGCGTGTTTCCCATCGAAATCGGCTTGAGCCCTTATCAGGATAATAACCAATCTTTTGTGTTGGCCACGGTCGTGGACATTTCCGAACGCAAGCGCGCCCAGGACGAAATCATCCACATGAATGAAATCCTGGAACAGCGCGTGGTCGAGCGTACGGCCGAACTACAAGCGGCTCGACAAGAGGCGGAACGCTTATCCAGCGTCAAAGGAAATTTCCTGGCCAACATGAGTCATGAAATACGCACGCCGATGAACGCCATTCTTGGACTGGCCTATCTACTGGAAAAGGCCAATCTCGCGGCCGAGGAACAAAATCTGGTCAAAAAAATTCGCATCGCTGGCCGTTCGTTACTGGGGATCATCAATGACATCCTGGATTTTTCCAAGATCGAATCAGGGCGCCTCGAAATCGAACATGCACCATTCCGGCTTAATGACGTACTGGATAATGTGGCAACACTGATGTCGGCCGTCGAATATAGACATGATGTCGAACTGGTGATGGGGCCGGCGCCGGAAGGCATGGAATTCCTGCGTGGAGATGCGTTACGACTGGAACAGATATTGGTGAATTTGACCAGCAATGCACTCAAATTCACCGAGCGCGGTAGCGTTACACTTACGGTGACACGAGTGCCTGTCATGAATGGGCAAGACTACTTGCGATTCAGCGTACAGGATACCGGTAAAGGCATCGCCCCCGACAAGCAGATTGAAATCTTTTCCCCCTTCGCCCAGGAAGATACTTCCACGACACGCTGTTTCGGCGGCACCGGGCTAGGTCTCTCCATTTGCCGATGCTTGGTGAAGATGATGGGTGGCGAGATCGGCGTCATCAGCGAGCTCGGCAATGGCAGCGAATTTTGGTTTGTACTACCCGTGGAATTGGTTGAGCCTCAGGACTACGTACAGCCGGCCATGGCTTTTCAGAATGTGCTGATCGCCGACGACCATCCGCTTGCACGGGAGATGCTGGCCGCCACTGTGCGCAGTCTGGGCTGGAATCCGGAAGTGGTCTCCTCCGGTGAGGAAGCTGTGCAGCGCGTCATTGCCCGCGCACAGAATAACAAGCTCCCGGACCTGCTGCTGCTGGACTGGCGCATGCCGGGCATGGATGGGCTGACGGCCGGACAGCAGATTAAGCAAGCCCTGGGCAATATCCCTAACGCACCGCTGATCGTAATGGCCACGGCTCATGACCGCGATGCCTTGGTGCGTGAGCCGGGTTCAAATTTAGCCGATGCCATCCTGAACAAGCCGGTAACAGCCTCCGCATTGTATAACGCCGTTTCCGAAGCTAAACGGCGCCACAATGGGGATTTAGCGCCTGACTCTACGACCTTGGCGGCAAACGATAGTCGTCTATACCCGCTTCGGGTGCTGGTAGTGGACGATAGCGAAATCAATCGCGATATGGCGCGCCGCATCCTGGAATCGGAAGGCGCCATCGTTCATCTCGCCGATGACGGTAAAACCGCATTGCAATGGCTAAGTGATAATCCTGACCGCATCGACGTGGTTTTAATGGACATCCAGATGCCGTTAATGGACGGTTATGAAGCGACCCGGCAGATTCGTAACACACTGGACTTGGCCTCGCTACCCATCATCGCCCTGACCGCGGGCGCCTTCAAAAACCAGCAGGCCGCGGCACTGGCGGCAGGCATGAATGGCTTCATCGCTAAGCCTTTTGATGTCGACGATTTGATTAGACAACTTCAGCAATACGCCACGGGTCACCATCAGGAAAACACCGCGCCGATCACGACTTCACGCCCCGCCAACACTAAAACCGGCCCAGCCCCAATTATTGATCTGGAGCGCGGTGTGCGCAGTTGGGGCGATGTGGAAACTTACCATAAGTATCTGCGCAAGTTTGCCGACGCCCACGGACACGATGGCGATGAAATTGGCACTCTCATTGCGCAAGGATCGTTGGAACATGCCCGTGTCTCGGCGCACAAATTAAAAGGCACCGCCGGTAATTTGGCAATGATGGTGGTTTGGGAACTGGCCGAAAAAATCGAACGCGCGCTGATCGAAGGTCGTGAAACGGGTGATTGGCCGAAAACACTACAATTGGCACTGGATGACGTCTTGAGCGAAATAACCGGCCTTACCAAACCAAATTCACCAAATGATGGGGCTATTTCCTGCATAGCTGACAGCGACGCCCCTCTGCGATTGTTGCGCGAGTTATTGCTGGCGCTCGATCGAGACAACCCTGATGAAGCAGAACCTGCTCTGGCCGCCCTCGAGAAACTGCTGCCATTACAGATGCTGCAACCGATACGGGAACTGCTGGATAACTTCGATTTCCGTGCCGCCGAGGAACAGACCAAAGCCCTCATTAAACAGTTCAACATTAATTAA